The nucleotide window CAGCGCCACCACGCGCGCGCAAGCGCTCGTGGCGAACTCGGCGCGCGACTCCGGCGAGATGGCACGCAGCGCCGCCAGCATGCGCGCCCGCAATGCGCGCTTGGCTTCCGCTGCACTCAGGCGGGCGCGCCTCGTCGGGGCGCGAGGGCATCCTCGAGCAGCGCGATCAGCTCTCCGACGCGCGCACCGGACGCGTTGCTCCCGCCTCCGTCTCGTTCCGAGACCAGCGAGTTCGCGATGTTGAGCGCCGCGAGCACCGCCACGTCCACGCTGTCGACAGTGCCGGCGCGGATGCGCACGCGCTCGATCGTCTCGTCGAGGAGCGCTGCGGCCCGGTGCACCGAACCAGCGTCGGCCTCGCCCTCGGCGCGAATGCGGTAGCTGCGCCCCTGGATCTTCACCTGCACGGTGCGCTTCGGCGCGTCCTTCATTCGCGGGCCGCCACTGCACCGAGCCGGCGCGTCACTTCTTCCTCGATGCGCTCGATCTGCGCCACCAGCTCGTCGATGCGCTTGGCCGCATCGCGGCGCGCGTGATTCAGCTCGACGAGCTTCGCGTCGAGTGCCTTAATTCGCGCTTCGCGATCCGCGGCGCGCGCCCTCAGCTGCGCGCCCTCCGCCGACAGCGCTTCGTGGCGGGCGATGAGCTCGCGCACGAGCGCCTCGAGACGCTCGAACTGCGCTGCATCCGCGCGCGCGGCGCGATCGGCCATGCCCGCCTCCGGTTCGCGCGATCCTATCACGCACGCTCGCGCCCGGAGCTGTCCGGTCGCGCCCGCTTCCGTCGGAGGAGTGACCGGCGTCTCAGACGAACGCGTGACGGGACTGAAGCCGCGATGCGCCCGTGAGGTACGCGTCGACCGCGCGCGCGGCCTCGCGACCCTCCCAGATCGCCCACACCACGAGCGACTGCCCGCGCCGGCAGTCGCCGGCTGCGTACACGCCAGGCTCGCTGGTCGCGAAGCTCTTCACGTCCGCGCGTACGTTGCCGCGCGGATCGAGCGCGACGCCGAGGCCCTTCACGAGCCCGTCCTGCACGGGTCCGAGGAAGCCCATCGCGAGCAGCACGAGGTCCGCAGGCATCTCGAACTCGGGGCCCACCTCGCGCAGCGTGTTCATCAGCGGCCGGTCGAGCGAGTCGCGCTCGAACTCGACGCGGACCGCATGCAGCTTCTCGACGCGGCCGTTGGTTCCCGAGAGCCGCTTGGTCGCGATCGAGTACGCGCGCTCTCCACCCTCGGCGTGAGAGCTCGACACGTTGAAGTAGTACTTCTTCGCCTGCGGCCACGGCTCCGACGTGTGCCGCCCCTCCGGCGGCTGCGGCAACAGCTCGATCGAGGTGATCGACTTCGCGCCGTGGCGGTGCGAGGTGCCGATGCAGTCGGAGCCCGTGTCGCCGCCGCCGAGGATCACGACGTGCTTGCCCGTCGCGAGGATCGCTTCGCGCTCGGGCACCGCGTCGCCCGCGACGCGCCGGTTCTGCTGCGGCAGGAAGTCCATCGCGAAGTGGACACCCGCGAGATCGCGCCCGGGCACGCCGAGATCGCGCGGCAGCTCCGCGCCGGTGCACAGCAGCACCGCGTCGAAGTTCTTGCGCAGATCGGAGACGGAGTAGTCCACGCCGACGTGCACGCCCGTCTGGAAGGCGACGCCTTCCTCGCGCATCTGCTCGAGGCGGCGATCGATCACGCTCTTCTCGAGCTTGAAGTCGGGAATCCCGTAGCGGAGCAGGCCGCCCACCCGGTCCGCCTTCTCGAACAGCGTGACGGTGTGGCCCGCGCGATTCAGCTGCTGCGCGGCCGCGAGGCCCGCGGGCCCCGAGCCGATCACCGCGACCGAGCGGCCGCTGCGGCGCGCCGGGCGCACCGGCGCGATCCACTTTTCCTCCCAGCCGCGCCTGACGATCTCCCACTCGACCTGCTTGATCGCGACGGGGTCTTGGTTGATGCCGAGCACGCACGCCTGCTCGCACGGCGCGGGGCACACCATGCCGGTGAACTCGGGGAAGTTGTTCGTGCTGTGCAGCCGCGCGAGCGCGTCTTCCCACTTGTCGCGGAACACGAGGTCGTTGAAGTCGGGGATGATGTTCCCGAGCGGGCAGCCGTTGTTGCAGAACGGCACGCCGCAATCCATGCAGCGCGCGGCCTGCTCCTTCGTCTTCTCGAGCGGAAAGTCTTCCTGCACGCAGCGGTAGTCGCCGACCCGCTCCTCGACCGCGCGGTAGTGCGTCTTCTCGCGCCCGTGCTT belongs to Deltaproteobacteria bacterium and includes:
- a CDS encoding cell division protein ZapA, whose translation is MKDAPKRTVQVKIQGRSYRIRAEGEADAGSVHRAAALLDETIERVRIRAGTVDSVDVAVLAALNIANSLVSERDGGGSNASGARVGELIALLEDALAPRRGAPA
- a CDS encoding glutamate synthase subunit beta → MADARGFLKHGREKTHYRAVEERVGDYRCVQEDFPLEKTKEQAARCMDCGVPFCNNGCPLGNIIPDFNDLVFRDKWEDALARLHSTNNFPEFTGMVCPAPCEQACVLGINQDPVAIKQVEWEIVRRGWEEKWIAPVRPARRSGRSVAVIGSGPAGLAAAQQLNRAGHTVTLFEKADRVGGLLRYGIPDFKLEKSVIDRRLEQMREEGVAFQTGVHVGVDYSVSDLRKNFDAVLLCTGAELPRDLGVPGRDLAGVHFAMDFLPQQNRRVAGDAVPEREAILATGKHVVILGGGDTGSDCIGTSHRHGAKSITSIELLPQPPEGRHTSEPWPQAKKYYFNVSSSHAEGGERAYSIATKRLSGTNGRVEKLHAVRVEFERDSLDRPLMNTLREVGPEFEMPADLVLLAMGFLGPVQDGLVKGLGVALDPRGNVRADVKSFATSEPGVYAAGDCRRGQSLVVWAIWEGREAARAVDAYLTGASRLQSRHAFV